In uncultured Ilyobacter sp., a genomic segment contains:
- a CDS encoding monomeric [FeFe] hydrogenase, with product MRNFVFNKAMELRRDTLKTIVSLYEKDQLREKFPKIVREILPGDNPVYRNNIYREREILKQRIKIYLDFDYEKTRDLELFELVNHLDSKFFYKKDELRGKHKYVRVIKEACDVCPSGKYYATDLCRNCIAHNCTNVCPRDAIVFEDGRAKIIPEKCIGCGLCAKSCDYYAIVKLERPCERACTLGAITKDENGAADINKDKCVACGACHVACPFGAIESPTQILDVVHAIQNQDEVIAIYAPAIVSQFGHTVSPGKIKSLFKKLGFSDAMEVAVGADMVAEEEAEILRENPGKMTTSCCPSFYSYIKKHQPEMEKYISHAPSPMAALAEHLKEKYPNKKIAFIGPCIAKKMEADKYNILKEKKVVDYVLTFTDVAAWIEARELDVATLPEDDILGTSFGWGFAHTGGVANAVAEKLDQDVKVIHMNGLAEGKESFAAFEKSGDYTLLEGMGCRGGCIAGPSILQNPKVARVMLMKVGSKK from the coding sequence ATGCGTAACTTTGTATTCAACAAAGCAATGGAACTTCGAAGAGACACTTTAAAAACCATTGTATCTCTCTATGAAAAGGACCAACTTAGAGAAAAGTTTCCTAAAATCGTAAGAGAGATTCTCCCAGGAGACAACCCTGTTTACAGAAACAACATCTACAGAGAGAGAGAGATTCTTAAACAGAGAATCAAAATTTATCTTGATTTTGATTATGAAAAGACGAGAGATCTTGAGCTTTTTGAACTTGTAAACCACTTAGATTCAAAATTTTTCTATAAAAAAGATGAACTAAGGGGAAAACATAAGTATGTTAGAGTGATTAAAGAAGCCTGCGATGTCTGTCCTTCAGGAAAATATTATGCTACAGACCTTTGCAGAAACTGTATCGCCCACAACTGTACCAATGTCTGCCCAAGGGACGCTATTGTTTTTGAAGATGGAAGAGCAAAAATAATACCTGAAAAATGTATCGGATGCGGTCTTTGTGCCAAATCATGTGACTACTATGCTATTGTAAAATTAGAAAGACCATGTGAAAGAGCCTGTACACTTGGTGCCATAACAAAGGATGAAAACGGTGCGGCAGATATCAACAAGGATAAATGTGTGGCCTGCGGTGCCTGTCATGTGGCCTGCCCATTTGGAGCCATAGAATCACCTACCCAGATTTTAGACGTAGTACATGCCATCCAAAACCAGGATGAAGTTATCGCAATATACGCCCCGGCAATAGTTTCTCAGTTCGGACATACTGTTTCTCCCGGAAAAATAAAGTCCTTATTCAAGAAACTTGGTTTTTCAGATGCTATGGAAGTAGCTGTAGGAGCCGATATGGTTGCAGAGGAAGAGGCAGAGATCCTTAGGGAGAATCCTGGAAAAATGACAACATCATGCTGCCCTTCTTTTTACAGCTATATAAAGAAGCATCAGCCTGAAATGGAAAAATATATCTCCCATGCACCATCTCCTATGGCTGCATTGGCAGAACATCTAAAAGAAAAATACCCAAATAAAAAAATCGCATTTATCGGACCATGTATTGCAAAAAAAATGGAAGCAGACAAATATAATATTTTAAAAGAGAAAAAAGTTGTGGATTACGTACTAACTTTTACTGATGTAGCCGCATGGATAGAGGCTAGAGAGCTAGATGTAGCAACACTCCCTGAGGATGATATCCTAGGAACTTCCTTTGGATGGGGATTTGCACACACTGGAGGAGTTGCAAATGCAGTTGCAGAAAAGTTGGATCAAGACGTAAAGGTAATCCATATGAACGGACTAGCAGAAGGAAAAGAAAGCTTCGCAGCCTTTGAAAAATCTGGAGACTATACTCTCCTAGAGGGAATGGGATGTCGTGGCGGATGTATTGCCGGACCTTCTATTCTACAGAACCCTAAAGTGGCTAGGGTTATGCTCATGAAGGTTGGATCTAAAAAATAA